One part of the Halobacteria archaeon AArc-dxtr1 genome encodes these proteins:
- a CDS encoding PadR family transcriptional regulator, translating into MSLFDLTGFQRDLLVVIAGLDHPSGQTIKERIEDDASMEINHGRLYPNLDALVNQEFVEKGELDRRTNYYELAEKGERALSERQEWERSYLEDAL; encoded by the coding sequence ATGAGCCTATTCGACCTCACCGGGTTCCAGCGCGATCTGCTCGTCGTCATCGCGGGGCTGGACCACCCGTCGGGCCAGACGATCAAAGAGCGTATCGAAGACGATGCGTCGATGGAGATCAATCACGGGCGTCTCTATCCCAATCTCGACGCACTCGTCAACCAGGAGTTCGTCGAAAAAGGAGAACTCGACCGCCGGACGAACTACTACGAACTCGCCGAAAAGGGAGAACGGGCGCTTTCCGAACGTCAGGAGTGGGAGCGATCGTATCTCGAAGACGCTCTCTGA
- a CDS encoding phosphoadenosine phosphosulfate reductase family protein, whose amino-acid sequence MSQTFPEYIGVDYDDGDGQTPEEYPHIQDKIEKAIEVTRQGLEQYENPAVMWTGGKDSTLVLYFVKEVADRYDLEVPPAIFIDHYQHFDQIHDFVDHWADEWDLEVIYARNEDIGEYVEQKGLEPGDDIPVEDLSEHNQHHVENILEYEDDTFPFLLDTYAGNHLLKTVALNDALEQHDVDGVISGVRWDEQEARADETFFSPRHDPDLFPPHDRVQPILQFDEAAVWEAFWHFVVPDTVDEFPDDGYVPESADDLPGDLEPFETPVSPKYWEGFRSLGSEISTEKTEDNPAWLQDLEGTTERAGRAQDKEDLMERLRDLGYM is encoded by the coding sequence ATGAGCCAGACATTCCCCGAGTACATCGGCGTCGACTACGACGACGGCGATGGTCAGACACCCGAGGAGTATCCACACATTCAGGACAAAATCGAGAAGGCCATCGAGGTCACCCGCCAGGGGCTCGAGCAGTACGAGAATCCCGCCGTGATGTGGACCGGTGGCAAGGACTCGACGCTCGTGCTGTACTTCGTCAAGGAGGTCGCAGACCGGTACGATCTGGAGGTTCCTCCGGCAATCTTCATCGATCACTACCAGCACTTCGACCAGATCCACGACTTCGTCGACCACTGGGCCGACGAGTGGGATCTCGAGGTCATCTACGCGCGAAACGAGGACATCGGCGAGTACGTCGAGCAGAAGGGTCTCGAACCCGGCGACGACATCCCCGTCGAGGATCTCTCCGAGCACAACCAACACCACGTCGAGAACATCTTGGAGTACGAGGATGACACCTTCCCCTTCCTGCTCGACACCTACGCGGGCAATCACCTGCTGAAAACGGTGGCGCTAAACGACGCCCTAGAGCAACACGACGTCGACGGCGTGATCTCCGGCGTCCGCTGGGACGAACAGGAGGCCCGAGCCGACGAGACGTTCTTCTCGCCCCGGCACGACCCCGACCTCTTCCCGCCCCACGACCGTGTTCAACCCATCCTGCAGTTCGACGAGGCCGCAGTCTGGGAGGCGTTCTGGCACTTCGTGGTGCCAGACACCGTCGACGAGTTCCCCGACGACGGCTACGTCCCAGAAAGCGCCGACGACCTGCCGGGCGATCTGGAGCCGTTCGAGACCCCCGTCTCGCCGAAGTACTGGGAGGGCTTCCGATCGCTGGGTAGCGAGATCAGCACCGAGAAGACCGAGGACAACCCCGCCTGGCTGCAGGACTTAGAGGGAACGACCGAGCGCGCGGGCCGCGCCCAGGACAAAGAGGACCTGATGGAGCGCCTGCGCGACCTCGGCTACATGTAA
- a CDS encoding MarR family transcriptional regulator: MLSSTSESPLGDIDYLARSDHRVVGLGALADQPRTRAELRSLTGASASTIGRTLREFERRRWIRRRGDRYEATPLGAFVAAGMQELLDRFETEQRLREIWRWLPPVADGFTVEMVAEATVTAAAAEEPYRPVNRFVALLEETKRLRFVGSDLALLEPCKDELRRHILDGMDTEIIDPPNDAAYILSTYPDHCAVALESGNLSVRVHDDLPSYGISIFDDRIGISGHDRDTGTVKVFVDTDAPAAREWAVAVYRARRIESRPLSGDLVE; this comes from the coding sequence ATGCTATCGAGCACCAGCGAGTCGCCGCTGGGCGACATCGACTATCTCGCGCGGTCAGACCACCGCGTCGTCGGGCTCGGAGCGCTGGCCGACCAGCCGCGGACTCGGGCCGAGTTGCGATCGCTGACCGGTGCGTCGGCGTCGACGATTGGGCGTACGCTGCGCGAGTTCGAGCGGCGCCGCTGGATTCGACGGCGAGGCGACCGGTACGAGGCGACGCCGCTCGGTGCGTTCGTCGCCGCAGGGATGCAGGAGTTGCTCGACCGCTTCGAAACCGAGCAGCGGCTGCGCGAAATCTGGCGGTGGCTCCCGCCGGTCGCCGACGGGTTCACCGTCGAGATGGTGGCCGAGGCGACGGTGACGGCCGCGGCGGCCGAGGAACCCTACCGGCCGGTCAACCGGTTCGTGGCGCTGCTCGAGGAAACCAAGCGCCTCCGGTTCGTCGGCTCGGATCTGGCACTGCTCGAGCCGTGCAAAGACGAGCTCCGGCGGCACATTCTAGACGGGATGGACACCGAGATCATCGATCCGCCCAACGACGCCGCCTACATCCTCTCGACGTACCCCGATCACTGCGCCGTCGCCCTCGAGAGCGGAAACCTCTCCGTTCGCGTCCACGACGACCTGCCATCGTACGGGATCAGCATCTTCGACGACCGGATCGGAATCAGCGGGCACGACCGCGACACCGGAACGGTGAAAGTGTTCGTCGACACGGACGCGCCGGCGGCGCGCGAGTGGGCGGTGGCGGTGTACCGAGCCCGGCGGATCGAGTCGCGACCGCTCTCCGGCGACCTCGTCGAGTGA
- a CDS encoding carboxymuconolactone decarboxylase family protein, giving the protein MAIHHDSYGETVTDIEETFGMVPGYMEALPEEALVNEWPNLKRFLFGESAIDPKTRELVGLAVAAAIGCEFCRHFHKGAAQLHGATEEELSELSFLASYTPRYSALIQAQDYDIDVFKDEVEQIAAHIQKGAAAGD; this is encoded by the coding sequence ATGGCAATCCACCACGATTCGTACGGCGAGACGGTGACAGACATCGAAGAAACGTTCGGAATGGTTCCGGGCTACATGGAGGCGCTTCCCGAGGAGGCGCTGGTCAACGAGTGGCCGAATCTCAAGCGCTTCCTATTCGGAGAGAGCGCGATCGACCCAAAGACTCGCGAACTCGTCGGTCTCGCGGTCGCGGCCGCGATCGGCTGTGAGTTCTGCAGACACTTCCACAAGGGCGCCGCACAGCTCCACGGCGCGACCGAGGAGGAGCTCTCGGAGCTGTCTTTCCTCGCGAGCTACACGCCGCGATACAGCGCCCTCATTCAGGCCCAGGACTACGATATCGACGTCTTCAAAGACGAAGTCGAGCAGATCGCCGCCCACATCCAGAAAGGGGCGGCCGCGGGGGACTGA
- a CDS encoding MoxR family ATPase, with the protein MSVTDTAETVAAVIDEIRSAVVADRTVLEEIAVGVLARGHVLLEDVPGTGKTLTARSIATTLGLGFSRIQFTPDLMPADVTGSYVFEEETSEFHFTPGPVFANVVLADEINRAPPKTQSALLEAMEEGQVTVDGETHELPDPFLVIATQNPVEQEGTFELPEAQRDRFMVKTSLGYPDPEGTRELIDRRADRDRPDPTVEPVVDRETVLALQRAPEDVTVEGPVRDYIGELCRATRTDGRVDVGVSPRGVQRLFEASRARAVLEGRTYVVPDDVAAIAPPALAHRLVLTPEASVDGVSRRAVIESVLSNVEVPAMDPETVTQ; encoded by the coding sequence ATGTCAGTTACCGACACCGCGGAGACGGTCGCGGCCGTTATCGACGAAATCCGTTCGGCCGTCGTCGCGGATCGGACCGTCTTGGAGGAGATTGCCGTCGGCGTACTCGCCCGTGGACACGTGCTGCTCGAGGACGTCCCCGGCACCGGAAAGACCCTCACCGCCCGCTCGATCGCGACCACCCTCGGACTCGGCTTCTCGCGCATCCAGTTTACGCCCGATCTCATGCCCGCGGACGTCACCGGCTCGTACGTCTTCGAGGAGGAGACCAGCGAGTTCCACTTCACGCCCGGCCCGGTGTTCGCGAACGTCGTGCTCGCAGACGAGATCAACCGCGCCCCGCCGAAGACCCAGTCCGCCCTGCTCGAGGCGATGGAGGAGGGGCAGGTGACCGTCGACGGCGAGACCCACGAGCTTCCGGACCCGTTCCTCGTCATCGCGACGCAAAACCCCGTCGAGCAGGAGGGGACGTTCGAGCTCCCCGAGGCCCAGCGCGACCGCTTCATGGTGAAGACCTCGCTCGGCTACCCCGACCCCGAGGGGACGCGCGAGCTGATCGATCGCCGAGCCGACCGCGATCGGCCGGACCCGACGGTGGAACCGGTCGTCGACCGCGAGACCGTCCTCGCCCTCCAGCGAGCCCCGGAAGACGTCACCGTCGAGGGGCCAGTCCGCGACTACATCGGCGAGCTCTGTCGCGCCACCCGGACGGACGGCCGCGTCGACGTCGGCGTCTCGCCGCGGGGCGTCCAGCGACTGTTCGAGGCCAGCCGCGCCCGCGCGGTGCTCGAGGGGCGGACCTACGTGGTCCCCGACGACGTCGCGGCGATCGCACCGCCCGCACTCGCACACAGGCTCGTCCTGACGCCCGAGGCGAGCGTCGACGGCGTCTCCAGGCGGGCCGTGATCGAGTCGGTGCTCTCCAACGTCGAGGTCCCGGCGATGGACCCCGAGACCGTCACGCAGTAA
- a CDS encoding glutaredoxin, with protein MDFPPNQGLDQDEVDEFVAETIADNEVVLFMKGTELMPQCGYSRRALGLIAEHRDEFETVDVLESLDEYRAALSEHSGWETIPQTFVDGEFVGGSDVLAELDERGELGETLETA; from the coding sequence ATGGACTTCCCACCGAATCAGGGCCTCGATCAGGACGAGGTCGACGAGTTCGTCGCCGAGACGATTGCGGACAACGAGGTCGTCCTCTTCATGAAGGGAACCGAACTCATGCCCCAGTGTGGGTACTCCCGACGCGCACTCGGTCTCATCGCCGAGCACCGCGACGAGTTCGAAACCGTCGACGTCCTCGAGTCGCTCGACGAGTACCGCGCGGCGCTGTCGGAACACAGCGGCTGGGAGACGATCCCACAGACGTTCGTCGACGGCGAGTTCGTCGGCGGCTCGGACGTGCTCGCGGAACTCGACGAGCGCGGCGAACTCGGCGAGACGCTCGAAACGGCCTAA
- a CDS encoding YeeE/YedE thiosulfate transporter family protein, with translation MIEVGLSPAILADPFPNGIAHYAIGGLLVGLGVAVVYLGTGIAAGASTFLESTLSYVSELSRFEQYHASRDWRVVFTLGIVAGAAVYALTFQSGLLSSGLHQPATTGELREVGGVTLWLTEVQPWRLFLGGILIGIGTRVGKGCTSGHGVCGVGSASSASFVGVATFLFVAIGVAQIVQALGVSP, from the coding sequence ATGATCGAAGTCGGACTCTCACCGGCAATCCTCGCCGATCCGTTCCCCAACGGGATTGCCCACTACGCGATTGGCGGGCTGTTGGTCGGTCTCGGCGTCGCAGTGGTCTACCTCGGTACTGGGATCGCCGCCGGCGCGAGCACGTTCCTCGAATCGACGCTCTCGTACGTCTCCGAACTCTCCCGGTTCGAGCAGTACCACGCCTCCCGCGACTGGCGGGTCGTGTTCACGCTCGGAATCGTCGCCGGTGCGGCCGTCTACGCGCTGACCTTCCAGTCCGGGCTGCTTTCGAGTGGCCTCCACCAGCCCGCGACGACCGGCGAGCTACGGGAGGTCGGCGGCGTCACGCTCTGGTTGACCGAGGTCCAGCCCTGGCGGCTCTTCCTCGGGGGCATCCTGATCGGCATCGGGACTCGAGTCGGCAAGGGTTGTACCTCGGGTCACGGCGTCTGCGGCGTCGGCTCTGCCTCGAGTGCGTCGTTCGTTGGCGTCGCGACCTTCCTGTTCGTCGCGATCGGCGTCGCCCAGATCGTACAGGCACTGGGGGTGAGTCCGTAA
- a CDS encoding succinylglutamate desuccinylase/aspartoacylase family protein, whose translation MRVAQLGSGEPEFAVLAGVHGDEPGGVRAIERLLDQRPAVDRPVKLVVANEHALERQVRFVDEDLNRAFPGDPEAKTHEGRLAYELTQELKDCLTFSIHSTQSHAEPFAIVNGVTDHAREICPQLPIAALVETGAFSEGRLFTKVDTIEVECGLQGTETAAENAYSLARAFLTAVGALPGDAIYRELPVYRLVDCIRKQQAETYEVFVENFERVEAGAPFAAADGEKQVAEEAFYPVLMSPNGYRDVFGYAAEKLDVLSPPTEAD comes from the coding sequence ATGAGAGTCGCACAGCTCGGTTCTGGCGAACCGGAATTTGCGGTGCTCGCGGGCGTCCACGGCGACGAACCCGGCGGCGTTCGCGCTATCGAACGGCTGCTGGATCAACGGCCGGCGGTCGATCGACCGGTCAAGCTCGTCGTTGCGAACGAGCACGCCCTAGAGCGGCAGGTACGGTTCGTCGACGAGGATCTGAATCGGGCCTTCCCCGGCGATCCGGAGGCCAAAACTCACGAGGGTCGTCTCGCCTACGAACTCACACAGGAACTCAAGGACTGTCTGACGTTCTCGATTCACTCCACGCAGAGCCACGCCGAGCCCTTCGCGATCGTCAACGGAGTTACCGACCACGCCCGGGAGATCTGCCCACAGCTGCCGATCGCCGCGCTCGTCGAGACCGGCGCGTTCAGCGAGGGGCGCCTGTTCACCAAAGTCGACACGATCGAAGTCGAGTGCGGTCTCCAGGGAACGGAGACGGCCGCGGAGAACGCCTACAGCCTCGCCAGGGCGTTTCTGACCGCAGTTGGCGCGCTTCCTGGCGATGCGATCTACCGAGAGTTGCCCGTCTACCGACTCGTCGACTGTATCAGAAAGCAGCAGGCCGAGACCTACGAGGTGTTCGTCGAGAACTTCGAGCGCGTCGAGGCGGGCGCCCCATTTGCGGCCGCCGACGGCGAGAAGCAGGTGGCCGAGGAGGCCTTTTACCCTGTTCTCATGTCACCGAACGGCTACCGGGACGTCTTCGGCTACGCAGCCGAGAAGCTCGACGTACTCTCTCCTCCAACAGAAGCCGACTGA
- a CDS encoding DUF309 domain-containing protein, translating into MSDHTRDESVAPPRAGTPTGWEPAAERWTHDTLRQATVHGVRLYNDGAYHEAHDCFEAEWYNYGRGTSESAFLHGMVQVAAGAYKHADFDDADGMRSLFRTAERYLSGLPRDFYGVDLRDVKRTLRTAREEPTILREWEITLDDDQPRARPVDYDYAAELE; encoded by the coding sequence GTGAGCGACCACACTCGGGACGAGAGCGTGGCGCCGCCGCGGGCCGGCACTCCGACGGGCTGGGAGCCCGCGGCCGAGCGCTGGACTCACGACACGCTCCGCCAGGCGACCGTCCACGGCGTCCGGCTGTACAACGACGGGGCCTACCACGAAGCCCACGACTGCTTCGAGGCGGAGTGGTACAACTACGGCCGCGGTACTTCCGAAAGCGCCTTTCTTCACGGAATGGTCCAGGTTGCTGCCGGCGCGTACAAACACGCGGATTTCGACGACGCCGACGGGATGCGATCGCTGTTTCGGACCGCAGAGCGGTACCTCTCTGGGCTGCCTCGGGACTTCTACGGCGTCGACCTTCGGGACGTCAAACGGACGCTCCGGACGGCTCGCGAGGAGCCGACGATTCTTCGCGAGTGGGAGATCACGCTCGACGACGACCAGCCGAGGGCGCGGCCGGTAGACTACGATTACGCGGCCGAACTCGAGTGA
- a CDS encoding YeeE/YedE family protein yields the protein MSAEHEQHPLFLPLVFAGGLIFGFGLGFSHMAQPEIVLNFLQLEDFGLMFVMFGAAVVTGITFFGVGLLRSDAPLTGTAYGRRLKALDRNVVLGGGIFGVGWGLSGICPGAAYASLGVGNVFILYGIAGMFVGAYAQGFWRSQRAGSDTATAAAD from the coding sequence ATGAGCGCCGAACACGAGCAACACCCGCTGTTCCTCCCGCTGGTGTTTGCCGGCGGGCTAATCTTCGGGTTCGGGCTCGGCTTTAGCCACATGGCCCAGCCCGAGATCGTCCTGAACTTCCTCCAGCTCGAGGACTTCGGGCTCATGTTCGTGATGTTCGGCGCGGCAGTCGTGACTGGGATCACCTTTTTCGGCGTCGGGCTGTTGCGCTCGGACGCGCCGCTGACGGGAACCGCGTACGGTCGACGGCTGAAGGCACTCGACCGGAACGTCGTCCTCGGCGGCGGCATCTTCGGCGTCGGCTGGGGCCTGTCGGGAATCTGCCCGGGTGCGGCCTACGCCAGCCTAGGCGTCGGCAACGTCTTCATCCTCTATGGCATCGCTGGCATGTTCGTCGGCGCCTACGCCCAGGGGTTCTGGCGCAGCCAGCGCGCCGGTAGTGACACCGCAACAGCGGCTGCCGACTGA
- a CDS encoding MFS transporter — MNDNDRSILSITMVGHGMVHAYELSIPIFVTIWMSELGLDPAVIGVVVAAGYACYGIGALPGGIATDAYGSRGPMVGCLLGMGIAFLLLGLSSGLLGITLALLLWGVAASVYHPAGLRLISTGVTERGAGFAWHGIAGNAGIALGPLLTALLLLAFDWRLVAALMAIPALAAAVYTAAVSVDETAVVDEAPSTDGSSTAFDFLRDSRILFAGGFLVVFPIVVLEGFFYRGVLTFLPDVLADYPALSSMTIAELAVEPAQYVYAGFLGVGMAGQYVGGQVSDRYEPARALVVAFLALALLSVLFVPVASVGLLALLAISAALSFVLFGEQPLLQAVVANHSRSDVRGLSYGYMFLGAFGVGALGAAASGAILAYATQQVLFLLLALVPTAAAVVSALLAARKNR; from the coding sequence ATGAACGACAACGATCGCTCTATCCTCTCGATTACGATGGTCGGCCACGGGATGGTCCACGCCTACGAGCTGTCGATCCCGATCTTCGTTACGATCTGGATGTCGGAACTCGGGCTGGATCCGGCGGTCATCGGTGTCGTCGTCGCCGCGGGCTATGCCTGCTACGGCATCGGCGCGCTCCCTGGCGGCATCGCAACCGACGCCTACGGTTCTCGCGGGCCGATGGTCGGCTGCCTGCTCGGGATGGGGATCGCCTTCTTGCTGCTCGGACTCTCGAGTGGGCTCCTGGGAATCACGCTCGCACTGTTGTTGTGGGGAGTTGCAGCGAGCGTCTACCACCCTGCCGGGCTGCGCCTGATCAGCACCGGCGTCACCGAGCGCGGCGCCGGCTTCGCCTGGCACGGCATCGCTGGCAACGCGGGTATCGCGCTCGGACCCCTACTCACTGCGCTGCTGTTGCTCGCGTTCGACTGGCGCCTCGTCGCGGCGCTGATGGCCATCCCCGCGCTCGCGGCCGCGGTCTACACCGCCGCTGTCTCCGTCGACGAGACGGCCGTCGTCGACGAGGCACCCTCGACCGACGGCTCCTCCACGGCCTTCGATTTCCTCCGGGACTCCCGGATCCTCTTCGCCGGCGGCTTTCTCGTCGTCTTCCCGATTGTCGTCCTGGAAGGCTTCTTCTACCGCGGCGTGCTGACCTTCTTGCCGGACGTGCTCGCCGACTACCCCGCCCTCAGCTCGATGACGATCGCCGAGTTGGCCGTCGAACCCGCTCAGTACGTCTACGCCGGCTTTCTCGGCGTCGGGATGGCGGGCCAGTACGTCGGCGGTCAGGTAAGCGATCGCTACGAGCCGGCTCGGGCCCTCGTCGTCGCCTTCCTCGCGCTGGCCCTGCTCAGCGTGTTGTTCGTTCCCGTCGCCTCGGTCGGCCTGCTGGCCTTACTCGCGATCAGCGCGGCGCTCAGCTTCGTCCTCTTCGGGGAACAGCCGCTTTTGCAGGCCGTCGTCGCCAACCACTCCCGATCCGACGTCCGCGGACTCTCCTATGGCTACATGTTCCTCGGTGCGTTCGGCGTCGGGGCGCTGGGTGCCGCGGCCAGCGGCGCCATCTTGGCCTACGCGACCCAGCAGGTGCTGTTTCTCCTGCTGGCGCTCGTGCCGACCGCCGCGGCCGTCGTCTCGGCCTTGCTGGCGGCGCGGAAGAATCGGTAG
- a CDS encoding DUF58 domain-containing protein produces MSGHDADDGGERGQDPVTERTAGAEWTDSTAEWSVAAAVGLAGVGLAAGSQLLVIAATIPLWYAVAAALGDREPAAVRIEREVAVGDPANSADRWTADELATDPGDTVAVRTTVTNAGSEPIVDLRVVDGVPDELPVVSGTPRACVALEPLETATIEYELALRRGEHAFDEARVRARDTTGTVAETVSVPADGADTISCAPPVGTVGLAGATNDYAGEVPTDEGGSGVEFYAVRDYDPGDPVSAIDWRRYGRTRDLATVEYRAERSTRIVCLVDARPSQFGAATTADPPAAELSAGAAERTIDSLVDSGHPTGFVGIYDGDLEVVPPGTDPATRERVARALETTLEPGRRIQLYTRSWPNGLAPEVAETLPGEAQVFLFSAFVDDEPVSLVAGLRARGYAVRVVSPDVTVGEDPATRLEALDRDARLARARAAGARVVDWDLARPLGIVLRDAVGEVRSR; encoded by the coding sequence ATGAGCGGGCACGACGCCGACGACGGCGGTGAGCGCGGCCAGGATCCCGTCACCGAGCGCACCGCCGGTGCCGAGTGGACGGACAGCACTGCCGAGTGGTCGGTCGCCGCCGCGGTGGGGCTCGCGGGCGTCGGACTCGCGGCGGGAAGCCAGCTGCTCGTCATCGCGGCGACGATCCCGCTGTGGTACGCCGTCGCCGCCGCCCTCGGCGACCGCGAGCCGGCGGCGGTCCGCATCGAGCGCGAGGTTGCCGTGGGAGACCCGGCGAACTCGGCCGATCGGTGGACCGCGGACGAACTCGCGACCGACCCCGGCGACACCGTGGCGGTCCGGACGACCGTCACGAACGCCGGCTCGGAGCCGATCGTCGATCTCCGCGTCGTCGACGGCGTCCCCGACGAGCTGCCCGTGGTCTCGGGGACGCCCCGAGCGTGCGTCGCGCTCGAGCCTCTCGAGACGGCGACGATCGAGTACGAGCTGGCGCTTCGTCGCGGTGAGCACGCCTTCGACGAGGCACGGGTTCGGGCACGCGATACGACCGGGACGGTGGCGGAGACGGTGTCGGTTCCCGCCGACGGCGCGGATACGATCAGCTGCGCACCGCCCGTTGGGACGGTGGGGCTCGCGGGCGCCACGAACGACTACGCGGGCGAGGTTCCGACCGACGAGGGCGGCAGCGGCGTCGAGTTCTACGCCGTCCGCGACTACGATCCGGGTGATCCGGTGAGCGCGATCGACTGGCGCCGATACGGTCGCACGCGCGACCTCGCAACCGTCGAGTACCGCGCCGAGCGCTCGACTCGGATCGTCTGTCTCGTCGACGCGCGTCCGAGCCAGTTCGGCGCCGCGACGACCGCCGATCCCCCGGCAGCCGAGCTCTCGGCCGGCGCCGCCGAGCGAACGATCGACTCGCTCGTCGACTCGGGCCATCCGACCGGCTTCGTCGGCATCTATGACGGGGATCTCGAGGTCGTCCCGCCGGGAACCGACCCGGCGACGCGAGAGCGGGTGGCCAGGGCGCTCGAGACGACGCTCGAACCGGGCCGGCGCATCCAACTGTACACCCGCTCGTGGCCCAACGGGCTCGCGCCGGAGGTCGCCGAGACGCTGCCCGGCGAGGCCCAGGTGTTCCTCTTCTCCGCGTTCGTCGACGACGAGCCGGTCTCTCTCGTGGCTGGGCTTCGGGCACGAGGGTACGCCGTCCGCGTCGTCTCGCCGGACGTCACCGTCGGCGAGGATCCCGCGACGCGGCTCGAGGCGCTCGACCGAGATGCGCGCCTGGCCCGCGCCCGGGCAGCCGGCGCCCGCGTCGTCGACTGGGATCTGGCGCGCCCGCTCGGAATCGTCCTGCGCGACGCGGTTGGAGAGGTGAGGAGCCGATGA
- a CDS encoding methyltransferase domain-containing protein has translation MATKLDERELERKVKRVYRDVAAAPDEEYHFEMGRPLAERLGYPSADLDQVPQAALDSFAGVGYHFDLADLQPGERVLDLGSGSGTDAFVAALHVGDSGSVTGLDMTDEQLEKARQLRDEAGIDAVSFEKGYVEELPFEDESFDVVISNGVINLSAAKGRVFEEVRRVLVPGGRVAISDIVSDEQLPDRIKENTDLWAACIGGAMQIDDYADVIETPGLAAVEMKENTEYEFISERAQNACVKYGVRSISVRARKD, from the coding sequence GTGGCTACGAAACTCGACGAGCGCGAACTCGAACGGAAGGTAAAGCGCGTCTACCGGGACGTCGCCGCGGCACCTGACGAGGAGTACCACTTCGAGATGGGACGCCCGCTGGCGGAGCGACTCGGCTACCCGTCGGCGGACCTCGATCAGGTTCCACAGGCGGCGCTCGACTCGTTTGCCGGCGTGGGATATCACTTCGATCTCGCCGATCTACAGCCGGGCGAGCGTGTGCTGGACCTGGGCAGCGGCTCGGGAACCGACGCGTTCGTCGCTGCGCTCCACGTCGGCGATAGCGGGAGCGTAACGGGCCTCGACATGACCGACGAGCAACTCGAGAAGGCACGCCAGCTCCGGGACGAGGCGGGGATTGACGCCGTTAGCTTCGAGAAGGGGTACGTCGAGGAGCTTCCGTTCGAAGACGAGTCGTTCGACGTCGTGATCTCGAACGGCGTGATCAACCTCTCGGCGGCGAAAGGGCGGGTCTTCGAGGAGGTGCGGCGGGTGCTCGTTCCCGGCGGGCGGGTGGCGATCTCGGACATCGTCAGCGACGAGCAACTTCCCGACCGTATCAAAGAGAACACGGATCTCTGGGCGGCCTGCATCGGCGGTGCTATGCAGATAGACGACTACGCCGACGTGATCGAGACGCCCGGCCTCGCCGCCGTCGAGATGAAAGAGAACACGGAGTACGAGTTTATCTCGGAACGAGCCCAGAACGCGTGCGTAAAGTACGGCGTGCGGAGCATCTCGGTACGCGCCCGCAAGGACTGA